A DNA window from Halomicrobium mukohataei DSM 12286 contains the following coding sequences:
- a CDS encoding GTPBP1 family GTP-binding protein codes for MSPDQAVLRRAIERGEQEGGSVEFKERLTEDLHLAEGRLESLAAQLRHRVLSGDGEATYVVGVTDDGGLAGISPEAFSESMDVLSLLADEAGAHIDAVQTWGVDSASQTADTASDGASATADIDPDTAPEGIVGVATIREGAVLEDDDHIVVGTAGHVDHGKSTLVGTLVTGSADDGEGSTRSYLDVQPHEVERGLSADLSYGVYGFEDDEPVRMDNPDRKDDRARVVEESDRLVSFVDTVGHEPWLRTTIRGLVGQKLDYGLLTVAADDGPTKTTREHLGILLATELPTIVAITKADLGDDERVAEVEREVERALRDVDKTPLRVERHGVDAAIEEISETVVPVVTTSAVTMDGMDQLDAMFERLPKTAGESGAFRMYVDRSYNVQGVGAVASGTIKSGVVEAGDELLLGPMPDGTFREVEVRSIEMHYHRVDEAKAGRIVGIALKGVTEPALERGMVLLPRDADPDPVREFEAEVMVLNHPTRIGDGYEPVVHVETISEAAQFFPTDGQLLPGDSGEATVRFKFRSYLVEEGQRFVFREGRSKGVGTITSVETDD; via the coding sequence ATGAGCCCCGACCAGGCCGTGCTCCGCCGTGCGATCGAGCGCGGTGAACAGGAGGGCGGCAGCGTCGAGTTCAAAGAGCGGCTCACCGAAGACCTCCACCTCGCCGAGGGTCGGCTGGAGAGCCTCGCCGCACAGTTGCGCCACCGCGTCCTCTCCGGTGACGGGGAGGCAACCTACGTCGTCGGCGTCACGGACGACGGCGGGCTCGCCGGGATCTCCCCGGAGGCGTTCTCCGAGTCGATGGACGTGCTCTCGCTGCTGGCCGACGAGGCCGGCGCACACATCGACGCCGTCCAGACCTGGGGGGTCGACAGCGCATCGCAGACGGCCGACACGGCATCGGACGGTGCCTCGGCGACGGCAGACATAGATCCAGACACCGCGCCAGAGGGTATCGTCGGCGTCGCGACGATCCGTGAGGGTGCCGTGCTGGAGGACGACGACCACATCGTCGTCGGCACCGCGGGCCACGTCGACCACGGGAAGTCGACGCTGGTGGGCACGCTCGTCACCGGGAGCGCCGACGACGGTGAGGGAAGCACTCGCTCGTATCTGGACGTGCAGCCCCACGAGGTCGAACGCGGCCTGTCGGCCGATCTCTCCTACGGCGTCTACGGCTTCGAGGACGACGAGCCGGTCCGCATGGACAACCCCGACCGCAAGGACGATCGGGCACGCGTCGTCGAGGAGTCCGACCGCCTCGTCAGCTTCGTCGACACCGTCGGTCACGAGCCGTGGCTTCGGACCACCATTCGGGGACTCGTCGGGCAGAAGCTCGACTACGGCCTGCTGACCGTGGCAGCCGACGACGGACCGACCAAGACGACCAGAGAGCACCTGGGCATCCTGCTCGCGACGGAGCTGCCGACGATCGTCGCCATCACGAAGGCCGACCTCGGCGACGACGAGCGCGTCGCCGAGGTCGAACGGGAGGTCGAACGAGCGCTGCGAGACGTGGACAAGACCCCGTTGCGCGTCGAGCGCCACGGCGTCGACGCCGCGATCGAAGAGATCTCCGAGACCGTCGTTCCCGTCGTGACGACGAGCGCCGTCACGATGGACGGGATGGACCAGCTCGACGCGATGTTCGAGCGCCTCCCCAAGACCGCCGGCGAGAGCGGCGCGTTCCGGATGTACGTCGATCGCAGCTACAACGTTCAGGGCGTCGGCGCGGTCGCCTCCGGGACGATCAAGTCGGGCGTGGTCGAGGCCGGCGACGAGTTGCTGCTGGGACCGATGCCCGACGGCACCTTCCGCGAGGTCGAAGTCCGGTCGATCGAGATGCACTACCACCGCGTCGACGAGGCCAAAGCCGGCCGCATCGTCGGCATCGCACTCAAAGGCGTCACCGAGCCCGCGCTCGAACGAGGAATGGTTCTGCTCCCCCGCGACGCCGACCCGGACCCGGTCAGGGAGTTCGAGGCGGAGGTTATGGTGCTCAACCACCCGACGCGGATCGGCGACGGCTACGAGCCGGTCGTCCACGTCGAGACGATCAGCGAGGCCGCCCAGTTCTTCCCGACCGACGGCCAGCTGTTGCCCGGCGACAGCGGCGAGGCTACGGTCCGCTTCAAGTTCCGCTCGTACCTCGTCGAGGAAGGTCAGCGGTTCGTCTTCCGCGAAGGCCGATCGAAAGGCGTCGGGACGATCACCAGCGTCGAGACGGACGACTGA